The Pseudanabaena sp. ABRG5-3 genome includes the window AAAGGGGCAAAGCCGTTCCTAGTCTCTATTGGCAAGAGCTAGGTATGAACTGTGAAACAGGAACCTGTGTGATGCCTGATGTGAATGCCAAGCAGCATTTCCCCGACCCAACTAGGACACAAGAACCTGTTTCGAGATCGCTAAATGAGGAGATCGAAGAACTTTTGCAGATGTTACAAAACAGTGATGCTCGACAAGTACTTCAAAGCATGAACGAAAAGCAGCGATCGCTTCTGCGTAATCTAGCCAAGTAAGTAGCTAGGCGCAAATGAATCACCCCGTACGCTTGGCGGCGGGGTGATTCATTTACCCAGCTACTTAGTAAAAATGAAGTGCTGTACTTATACCAATCGCGCAGCACTTCATTTTTTGGTATATATTTAGATCCTCAACATTGAGTTAACTGCCCCATGGAACGAGTCTTACAGGAAATAGGGCGATCGCCTTTGATCGTTGCCGAAATCGCCATTGGCTTTATTCTGTTTTGGATTGGACAGTTTGTCTATCAAAAGCTATTTCGGCGTAAGATCGAACTCAATATTGAGCTATTTGTCCGTGATAACTCGGCAGTAGCGCTTGCCCTAGTTGGCTACTATTTAGGAATCGCGATCGCCCTTAAAAGCGCTCTTACCAAATCAGTTTTAGGTTGGCAAAATATCTTAGTCAATCTGGTTCTCTATGGACTATTAGTAATTGCCTTGATGTGGGTTGGCGCAATTGTTTGCGATCGCTTAATTTTGCAACGCTGTGACAGTGCGCGAGAAATCCTCGAAGAGCGTAATTTTGGGGCAGCAGCTCTTGAGTCAGGTTGTCATATTGCCAATGGCATTATCATTAGTTCCACAATGGGCGGCGATTCAGGAACATGGCTAGTGGGCTTGGCAAGTTATGCCATCGGTTTAACGACACTGGTACTTGCGAGTTTTAGCTATTCAGCGATCGCGGGATATGACGTATTTAAATCAATTCAAGAACATAACAATCCTGCGGCGGGAGTTGCTTTTGCAGGTTTGCTAGTAGCGATCGGCAACGTAGTGCATTTTGCCTTTTTGCCTGAATTTGAGAATTGGGGAATTAGTTTTATCTTATATATTTTGGCGATTCCCTTTGGAATATTGATGCTTGTAGCTATTCGCTGGGTTGCTGACCTGATTCTTGTACCGGGGGTGAAAATTTCTGATGAAATCGTGCGACAGGAAGTCCCTAATCTCGGAGCAGGATTAATTGAGGCATTTGCCTATATTGCAGGTTCCCTATTAATTTCTTGGAGTATTTAAATAAAAAAGACTCGCAAAGCGAGTCTTTTTTATTATGCGGATTCAGGTTTAGGCATTGAGGCAGGATGTTGCAATATCTCGGCAGTTGATAGGTTTTCGACCATATCGCGAGTGATTAAACATTTGGTCACATCCTTACGCGATGGCAACTCATACATCATGTCTAGCATCAACTGCTCGACGATACCGCGTAATGCTCTTGCCCCTGTTTTGCGACGATAGGCTTCTTTAGCGATCGCTTGTACTGCATCGGGCTGAAACTCAAGCTGGACATTATCCATTTTTAAGAGTTTCTGATATTGCTTGATTAAGGCACTGCGTGGCTCAGTCAAGATTGCCATAAGCGCCTTTTCATCGAGAGGATCAAGCACGGCAGTTACAGGTACACGACCGATAAATTCAGGAATCATCCCAAACTTGACGAGATCATCGGGTTGGAGATTTTTCAGGATCTCAGCAGTACGCTTTTCGCGGGGAATCGATTCCCCTTGCTGCACAAAACCCATCGACTTTTTACCGATGCGTTGCTCGATCAGCTTTTCCATGCCCCCGAAGGCTCCACCGCAAATAAACAAAATATTTTTGGTGTCAATCTGGATGCAGTCTTGGTAAGGGTGCTTACGTCCACCTTGGGGCGGTACATTAGCGATCGTCCCCTCTAGCATTTTCAGCAAAGCTTGTTGTACGCCTTCGCCTGAGACATCACGGGTAATCGAAGTATTTTCGCTCTTACGGGCAATTTTATCTATTTCATCAATGTAAATAATGCCGCGTTGAGCCTCTTCGACATCGAGATCGGCAACTTGCAATAGCCGCAGTAAAATATTCTCCACATCTTCGCCAACATAGCCCGCCTCGGTGAGTGTGGTGGCATCAGCAACCGCAAAAGGCACATCTAGCATTTCGGCTAAAGTCTGTGCCAAAAGGGTCTTGCCACAACCCGTGGGGCCAATCAGCAAAATGTTTGACTTCTGAAGTTCAACCCCATCCTCAGACTGCCCCTTACTAGCTGACTCAATAAAGCTAAGGCGCTTGTAGTGGTTGTACACAGCTACAGACAAAACCTTTTTGGCTTCGTCTTGCCCCACTACATTTTCATCGAGATAGCGTTTGATATCGCGAGGCTTAGGAATTTGGTTGAGATTGAGATTTGCCGCAGTTTTGGTTTTACGCTTTTCGTTGGCAGGATCTTTACGCTGAGCAGCTTGGGGGGGAGCGCTATTGAACAACTCCTCATCGAGGATTTCGTTACACAAATCCACACACTCATCACAAATGTATACCCCTGGTCCTGCAATAAGCTTGCGTACCTGCTCCTGCGATTTACCGCAGAAGGAACATTTCAGATGAGAGTCATATTTACTGGGCATAAGCTATCTCGCTGTGGCTAGACTAGGGAGAGGACAGATGGCTGAGGGCTATTGGCATTGGTTAAAACGCGATCAATTAAACCATATTGCTGAGCTTCGGCAGGGGACATGAAGAAATCACGCTCGGTGTCTTGCTCGATTTGTGCAAGGGGCTTACCTGTATTTTCGGCTAACATCTCGTTCAGCGATCGCTTAATATACAAAATTTCTCTTGCTTGAATTTCGATATCCACGGCTTGACCTTGAGCACCACCAAGGGGTTGGTGAATCATGATCCGCGCATTTGGTAGAGACATCCGCTTGCCCTTAGCACCAGCCGCAAGGAGGAATGCTCCCATGCTAGCAGCTAGACCCATGCAAATGGTACAGACATCAGGACGGACATGGTTCATGGTGTCGAGGATCGCCATCCCTGAGTAGACTGAGCCACCGGGGGAGTTGATGTACAGATAAATGTCTTTTTCGGGATCTTCAGCTTCTAGGAATAAAAGCTGGGACATGATTAAATTGGCGCTGGTGTCATCGACTTGCGAACCCAAGAAAATAATCCGTTCTCGCAATAAGCGCGAAAAGATGTCAAATGCTCTCTCGCCTTTACCTGATTGCTCAACCACCATTGGTACAACCTGATTTTGGGTCGAAGCGATCGCGAATTGACTCGATGTTAATTGACTAGATAAAGGGAACATTCGTTTTGAATTCACCATAATTTTGACGCATTATCTCAGGCAATGCTTGAGTTTTACCATACCTATTTGAGAGCTATTATGACTCAAAAATCGTGTTGATGATGGTGTCATTCCTATTGTAATCGTTTACGCAATCTGAATTTTTTAGTAAAGAGGGGGTGCAACGCACCCCCTCTTTATTTATTCAAGCAGTTATTTAAGCTTCTTCAGAGGTTGCGTCAACCGTGACAACTCCATCAGCATCAATCTCTGGTTCAATGCTTTCGAGGGTTTCATCGACTGGGGGCTTCAAGGAGCCTTGCTCAACTAGCTCGATCTCAGAATGCTCGATCAACCATGCGAGGGCATTTTCGGTCAAGATTTCTTCACGAATGACAGTTGCCAAGCGATCGGGATCGATATTTTGACCCTTGAGGGCTTCTAGCGCACCAGCAACTCTTTCATTGAGGGTTGCTTCATCGGCAACAATTTTTTCTTGTTTGACGATTTCATCAAGGGCAACCTTGCGTCTGAGGCGTTTAATGGCTTCTGGATGATTGAGGCGGCGCATTTCTTCGACCAACTCCTTGGTGAAGAGTTGCTTTGCCATCGCAGGATCAATGCGCTCTTGGAGATAGCTGGCTTGCTGTCTTACCAAGAAATCCAGTTCTTGCTGTACCAATGTCGCAGGTAAATCTACTTCGAGTTCAGCGGTGAGGGCATCAAGGACTGCGGTTTCTTTATTTGCCTTAGTCTTGGACTCAGCTTCATCGATGACACGCTTTTCTAAAAGTTCACGCAATTCAGCGATCGTTTCTTTATCGCTGATGGATTTGGCAAACTCATCATCAAGGGCGGGTAATTCACGACCCTTGAGTGATTTGACCGTAATTACGTACTTAATTTCCTTGCCGACATATTCTTCGGGGTAATAGTCTTGGGGGAAAACAGACTCAACTTCTACGACATCATCGATTTTTGCACCGATGAGCGCTTTGACGACTTCAGGGATAAAGGCTTTTTCATCCACATCTAACTGAAAATCATCTTCGCCAGCATCGGGCAATTCTTCACCAGTCTCACGATCAAGTACTTTGAGGTCAACCGTTGCGACATCATTTAGTTCGATCGCGCGATCTTCAACGGGTACTAAGGTGGACTTCCGTACTTGAAATTCACGCAAGGTGCGATCGACTTCCGTAAGATCTGGTTTAATTTCCTCAGCTTTAACGCTAAAGCCTTGGTACTTAGCAAGAGTAACTTCTGGCTCAACATCGATCGCTGCTTTAAAAGATACTTCTTGTCCGGGGGTGAAGGTTTGGACAAGGGTTTCAATATCTGTAATCAGTTGGAATCCGCCTAAAGCTTTATCTTTAACTTCTTTGTTTTCGGCAAGAGCTTCGTTTAAGGTTTTTTCTAGCAACTCTTCGAGGACATTTGCTTTGAGTCGCTGACTACCAATTTGTCTTAGTACAAGCTGTTGTGGGGCTTTACCTTTGCGAAAACCGGGGACTTGGATCGTGCGTGTCAAGTCTTTGACAATGCGATCGTATATTGCTTGAGACTTTGCCCCTTCTACTTGAATGTCAAAACCAATTTGACTAGCGGGAAGCTTCTCTAGAGTGACCTTCATTATTTAAATATGCCTAGATTAAGTATGCCTAGATTGAATATATCTAGAAATCAAAAAACATTTTTTGCCAACCTTTGCCAACTTCTGCCAACTTTTTAGCAAAACTGTCAGCAAGTGTCAAATTATGCCAAGTCTATAATATTACGATATCGCCGATCATATGCCGATCATATTTATATAAAAAACATATCCAATACTAAAGCGGCTCGACTTGCCGCAAATATAGACATGTACCCCGCCGAACCCAAATAAACAAAGACGGCGCTTCGCGCCGTCTTTGTTTATTTGGGTTTTATGTCCTAAGCAAAACTTTCACTGCTATATGAATTGTTAGGCAAAACCCAAATATTGAGATGCGGGGCAAAGTGCCTCATCTCAATATTTACTTGAGGTGACGAGTAGGGCGGTTATCGGCTGGCTTGGTAGATATAGGTTGAGTGATAGAAACTTGTTGTGGGTGAGTAGGAGATGCTTGTCCATCTAGTAAAATTTGCAATTTCGGTCCAGTTGCCGCAAGGCGAATTGTGATCCCATTTTGTACTCGCTCTTTTTCTATTTGCTGATCGTTGACATATGTCCCGTTTGCACCAATATTCACGATTTCCCAATATAGAGCCTGACGATGTAGTTCGACATGGTAGCGAGAAACAACTGAACTATATAAGATCACGTCATTATCGCCAGATCGCCCAATCCGAATCACAGGCTCAGCTTCAAATTTCCATGTTTGGATAGGAGTAGCTTCGATAGGATGAAGCAAGTTAAGCGTAATCACAGGCTTTCATGCAGAATTTTTACAGAAACAATAAAATTTTGATGGCAAATACGATAAGACTTGCTTTTTTTCAATTTATTCCAAAAGTCTAGCATTGACCTTTTCAAATTGTCATAACTGCCATTACTCTTTTGCCCAGAATAGTTCTAATCAGTTATTCTGTGGCACAAGTCTGTAGTTAACTGTAACTGTCCAATAATTTACGCATACGCACTGAGTTTGAAGAGATTAATGACAACTATTACTATTGTTGGCTGCGGGGTGATCGGAGCATTACTTGCCTATGAATTAAGTAAAGATGTGAGTGCAAATGCACTGGATGTGACCGTTCTTGAGACAAATGCCCAGCCTGCAATGGGCGCGACTGGGGCATCGTTAGGCGTACTAATGGCAGTTTGTAGTGCTAAGGCTAGGGGAGTTTTAGTCAAGTTACGCTTAGCCAGTTTAAGTAAGTACGATCGCCTCATTATGGAGTTAACTACCCAAACCAAGCAGGATCTTCGCTACAATCGCAACGGCATTTTGAATTTATCTCGATCGCCCAATGCGGAAACCACAGCGCGATCGCTGATCGAAATCCGTAGAAAACAGGGCTTTGAGTTGCAATGGCTAGAGCATCAAGAACTTAACGAGCAGTTTTCGCAATGGCAAGCTGAGGGTGGTTTATTTAGTCCCTGCGATCGGGCTGTACATCCCACTAGATTTGTCAACGCATTAGTCGCCGCCGCCACCCAAAATGGGGTGAAATTTCTGTGGAATACCTCAGTTAAGAACTTAGAAGATATTTCTAGCGATCGCATCGTGATTACGTCAGGTATGGGTTCCAATCCTTTGATTGCCCCATTTTTAAAAAATCAAACTCAAGATCTATTGCTACCCATTGGTGGGCAGGCGTTACGACTAAAAGTCCCTAATCTCAATCTCAAAACCATTGTTCATGCGGAAAATGAAAATGGTTCTGATATTAATATTGTGCCGCTTGGTGATGATCAATATTGGCTTGGGGCAACTCTAGAGTTTGAGCCAAGTGAATTACCCCGTGAGGCGAACGTACCATTTCTATTAGAACAGGCGATCGCATGGTGTCCCACATTTGCCAATGCTGAAGTTTTAGAAACATGGGCAGGCGATCGCCCAAGACCACAGGCAAACCAATCTCCCATTCTTGGTTTTGTCCCCGATCACCCCCATATGCTGATTGCCACAGGTCATTATCGCAATGGCGTAATGATGGCTCCTGTTACTGCTCAAATTACCAAAGATTTACTTTTAACTGGCGAAAGCGATTTACCTTGGCGACCTTTTGCCCTGAAGTCATTTCAATAAAGAACTGATTTTTTATGGCGTGGCTTCGCCACACCATAAAAAAGGTGTAGTCACACTTTCGAGAGTTAACGTCAGTTCGGGTTAAGTTGGCAAATTTTAAAAGCCCAAAAGTAAAAGCCTTGCTTAGCAAGGCTTTTACTTTTGGGCTTTTAGAGAGGGTTTGCGTAGCAAACCCTCTCTAAAAGCTCGTTTCAAATTATCTCGAACTCGCGTGAGAGTTAGGATGATTGCTCTATTTGTCTTACCACTGTTAGTGCGGAATAACTTACTCCTGCGGTTCCTTCTCCGGGGTGAGTGGAGTCGCCGACTAGCCAAATATTTTTGAGAGGGGTGCGGTTGGCAAACCCAAAGGGACCAAAGGTAGAGACGCGCATTCCTACGCCACCAACAATACCGCGATCGCGTCCCGTATAACGCTCAAAGGTCTGAGGTGTAGCAGCTTCTACGTGAATGATTGTTTCCTCATTAAGATGGAAATATTCACTTAACTGCGCGATCGCTCGTTCTGTAAATTTCTTTTTGAGTTCCTGATAATCCTCACCACCGTACCAAACCTCAGCATCGGTAAATTCTGACGCAATAATTGTTGCTTTTCCATCTGGAGCGCGACCATCACCTTCTTTGCTCACAGAAACAAATAGAGAATGCGGTTTATACGCTATAGAGTGTTCATAAGCTTCCAAAAATTGCAAGTGCGGCGGACAGTTTTCGGGAATTGCCGCACGATTTACTCCCAAATAAACGACAAAAGCAACGGAAGCAGGTTTAAGATTTTTAACCCGCTTAGCGTAACCTTTAGGAGCTTGTTCACCCAAAAGTTGTACAAAATTATTTACCGTCACATTCGCCACCACATGATCTGCCTCATCCCACCAAGTTTCCACTGTTCTGAGACTTTCTACTTTTACTTTTTTTCTTTTTCCTGTTTCCTTAATCTCGCTAACTCGATGCTGCATTAACACTTTGCCTCCATCCCTTTCAATACTCTCAATTAGGCGATCGCTTAGTACCTGCATACTGCCTTTGAGATGGAATAGCCCTAACGGAGTTTGGGAAACTGCTAGAGCCGTTGCTGCATAGAGTAAAGCTGTCTCTTCGGCATTCACCTGTGAATAGAGCTTCAATTGCAAATCGAGAAAGGTGCGCAGTCTGTGATCATTTGCTAATCCAAAACCACGCAGGGCATCACCCACGGTCGAGAAGGTGTAGGGAACGGTGGCTAGAGTATCAACACGCAAAGCTTTAATTAATTGCCAAGCATCCCAAAAATTGCGTGGTGGCAAAATTGGATCACGGGACTGAAAGCGCCAACTGCGCCAAAATAAATCTTCGAGAAAGTTCCAAAGTGGTTCGCTATTGGGAAATTGCTTTTGTCTTTCTAATTTCCACTTATGGCGATCGCGCCAGACATTTATCGGTTCGCTCTCATTGGGCAAAAACACCGCACAGGCAGGATCGCAATAGGTCGCTTCAGGAAGTTCGATTTCTAATTCTTTAAAAATGCGATCATGAATCCCCCCAGATTCCAGTCCCGCCACCTGTGTCGCACCCACATCAAAGGTAAAGCCCCGCCTTTTAAATGTGGATGCACAACCACCCGCAACCAATGCCAAGTCGTAAACGACGACTTCATAGCCACGTTTCGCCAACAAAGCCGCCGCCGTTAGTCCGCCGATTCCTGCGCCGATAACAATTATTTTTTGCTTAGATTTACTCAACACTGGCTATGACTGATTAACAATAATTAATATTTCTTAATCTAGTCTAAGCGATCGCCATGACATGAGCAATTTCGCATTAAGCTGCTTGCAAAAGTTGCAAAGAGTTTTTCGGCTGTGGTAAAGATTTTCCTTGTTCGCGATACATTTCCAGATAGCTATCAATCACTTCTTGTCCATGCTTAGCAGCTTCCTCATAGGTATCACCATGCGTATGAAATTTTTGAAATGGGAAGTCTGGAAGATGCACAAGATAGCAGTTATCTTCTTCTGACCAAATAATAATCATGCTGTAGTGTGGCATTATTTTAATTCCTCTAATTTTTTCAATCTTTGTTTAACTTCTTTTTCTAAATAGAGTTTGGCATCATCACCATCTTTACCTGCGATCGTAAGTGGTAATTCTGGTAATAGTTCATGTATCCAGACTGTATGACTACCTTTGGCAGGACGATAGGTGAATCCTGCTTTGAGCAACATACTTTTTAGTTCTCGAATTTTTTTGGGCATAAATGCTTTTTTGGAGTCCTAGTCAATTATCGTAACTTAGCCCAAGCGATCGCACCATTGGCGAATATTTTTCTCTAGTTCTTGAATATCTTCTGGACAGAGTTGCCGAATGCGATCATAACGTTTAGCTGCTTCTTCGGCGAGGATGCCTCTGCCCTGACAACGTGCTTCTAACAGCGATCGCTGTTCTGCAAACCGAATGAAATAACTGGTTTTGGATTTTCTCTCAGCACGAATTTCTGACCATTTCCAGATTTTAGGGATATCTTCACATCCTGCTAAAACCCATACTTCTAACTCTTGCCAAGCATTTTCACCCAAAAACCTTTTTGGAGTTTTGTACTTATCATCTAAAAACTCCTGTGCCTTCTTTTCTAGACCATCAAGCTTAGCTCTTCGATCCTCATTACCATCGCGATCGACACATACTAAAAACAGATCAGTCATACCTGCATATCTTTCTAAAATTTCTTGAATCTTTTCCCATCTCAATGCTTCAGCATGACCTCGGAGACGGGGATTTTTGCAGACTGTAACTTTTGCTTTAGGCTTACCGATCGCTGTCATCATTGCTCTGACAATTGGTAGCACCATACTCTCATCATTGACAAAATCTTCAAGAATAATCAGAACATTCATGCGTTCTGCACCTCTTCATCTTCGAGGAAATACATCGCATCTTCTAGCCAACCTGAATCTAGTAAGCTCGATAATCCATCATTAGCGACGAGTTCCCTAGCATTAGGAATGTCCATAATTTTAGTAATTCGCGATTCGGCGCGATCGCCTATTCGATACATCAAAGACGCATATTCCAGACTGTCAGGACTGAGGAAATTTAACAAAAGTGGTGAATGGGTGGTGATCACAATTTGCATTGATCCATTAGCGACTTCTTGCTCCATGAGTTGCAGTAGTAGGCTTAAACGATTGGGATGAATGCCATTTTCTGGTTCTTCAAAGAAGTAAAAGCGCGATCGCTGATTGCCCAAAAGCGCTGTCAGTAATCCTAAAAATCTTAATGTTCCGTCCGATGCACTATAAGCCGTTGTTTTTTGTCCGCTAGCCTCTTCGATTCTCAGCAAAACCTTGCCTGTAAAGTCTTCTGGAAAGTCAAAATCCTTTGCATCCATTGGCGTTAAAGCTTGCAACCAATCCAATAAAATCGCCTTACGAGTTTCATCACGACAAATATCTAGCATCACCGATGACAAATTCTCGCCGCGATCGCCTAAAACATTCTGTCCCGCATAAGTAGGCAATTTCATCACATCTGGACTAATCTCCAAAAATCTCATGTCACTTATGGCATTTAAAGCTAGTTCACAAAATCTTTTCGTGATTGGAATATTAAAATCCTCGTCAATAGATATACTTTGGGGCTTAACTCCTGTCGCAAGCTGAAAAAGTACAGGAATATAATTCGATACTAGGTCAGATCTAGCTATATTAATTTTATTTGAATTGTCAACACGACGACTTTCCCAATTGTCATAAAAACGAACAGAGGTCGAATTGGCTAATAATATGCTCATAGAATTCGCATCAAAAAGTGGATGCTCTTTTTGTCTACAAGTAAGCTTTTCCAAAGCGATATATGGGAATGGAGCAGCATTGTCTAATTTTATTTTTATGTAATAACCCATGTCATATTCTGAATCGCTATCTTGGACAGAAAAGGAAATAGCGATCGCAAAAGAATCCGCCCCACAATAAGTTATTTCTTTCGTTCCCCCACGTATACCGCGCCATTGCAGTACCCCCCCTTCACCATATTTCTCGCCAATAATTTCGGCAATACTATAGCCTCGCGAAATGCCATGCAAAAAACGAAACGCATCACGAATATTGCTCTTTCCTGAAGCATTGGTTCCCACTAGAACTGTCAAGTCTCCAAGCGAAAGCTCAGCATTTTTAAAACTTTTAAAATTTTCTAAGCGTAGACTTTTTAGCATTTAAATACCTAGTTTTATTACTGCTGAAATTGAAGTTATAGCAACATCAATTCCAGCAGCAATAAAGCATATTTGAAGTTTATGTAATACCTAAAATTGCTTTTTTGTAAGCAGGGCGATCGCTGATACGTTTAATGTAAGTCTCAACAGCAGGATATTCGGCATAGGATAACTTCAACATCAAAATCCCATAGCCAAGAATAGAACCAACTGCCACATCCGCAACAGAGAAGTTATCACCTGTAATATAGAGCTTGTTTTCGAGAACTTTATTTAAAGCACTGAGCAAGCGAGGGGTCTCCTTTTCACGACTTTCCGCAACAAATAAGCCAGTACCAAGGGTCGCATTGGCAAACAATACCCATTGAGAAGCGATCGCTCTTTCTTCGAGGGTTTTCACCTGCTCATATTTATCGGCAAGGTATAGCAAAATCGCACCAGATTCCCACAATTGAAAATCACCTTCAGTAATTGCAGGAACTTTCCCGAAAGGATTAATAGCCAAAAAGTCGGGTTGTAAGTGTTCACCTGCCTGCATATCGAGAAGTTGGAATTCGTAGGGAGCTTGCAGTTCTTCTAAATACCATTTCACAATTGAAGCACGACTTCTCGCGCCACCATAAAGTTTTGTCATAGTTTTTTAATCGATGATTAGGTCTGCAATTTTGAAGCTATTATCGATAGCCTCAAAATTGCAATATTACTACAGATTGCGTAAGGGAGTTTCCTGTCCATAGATAAACTTGCGCTCTAGGTTATTGCAGATCAACCAAAGAGCGATCGCGATCGCCGCAGTAATAGAACCAAACAAAATTGCAAGTAAATTGGTAGCTAGAAAATAGCTAATCAATGGCGTACCTGTCCATGCGATCACCGCGATGATTATACTTGCGTTTTTTAGCGATCGTACAGTTTTTAAGGCTTTACGACAACTCGCGCATTTAGAGGTATGGGAATGGTAACGATCTAAGAGAACTTCTTTGGCTAAAGGTGCAGCCAGCCTTTGACCCGCAAAGGGATCAGCTTTGTAGCGAGTTACCCATTTTCGCAATTCGGAAACATAGGTGTCGGCGGGAGTGGCTAAATAGAAAGCCTTGGCATAGTTTCCATCATTTTCTGGTTGAGCCAGTGCTTCTGCTAAATAGCGCTCTTGATAATGCAGAAAAATCTGGTCATCTTCGAGAATTCCATTCTGCCCAATATGCGAATACCAACGAGGTGTAATACCAATAAAGAATCGAGGAATTGCCGAATTGAATTGAAAGGGAAATCGCGCAAACATCCGACATTCACCTTTGCGGGTGGGTGTGGCATATACCACTGTCATCGTTCTCCCAAATTGCTTAGAAGTGAGGTCGTGCCACATCAAGGAAGGCGCGATAAAAGTCGTATCTTGCGTTCCTAATTTGCCACGTCGGGGACCTTCTTCCCATGTGCCATTAAAGCCATTTTTATCGGTTTCGAGAACCTCTAAAACCATCGGCGCGGCATTGGCACGATTGCCCACAGACTTGTGATGGGTAAAGGGTAGATGACTCGCATCAAGGACATTTTCTAAAAGGGTAATCGCATCGTAGGGAAGATCGCGAAAGGTTCCGAAAAGAGTCCATTTTTCAGGTTCGCTGTCAATGGGATCGACAATAGGAATTTTAACGTGCTGAGAATTTTCGGGTTTGCCAGTATAGATAAATAGCAAGCCCTGACGCTCGGCAGTGGGTAATGATTTCACACAGGCGCGTTTTGAGGTGTGAGCAGTTCCCCCTTCAGGTTGCTGAGGAATGCGATCGCAACTGCCATCACCCTTAAATGCCCAACCATGATAGGGACATTCCAATAAGCCATCTTCAGCAATTCTACCTTCCGATAGAGGCACAAGGCGATGGGGACAGCGATCGTCAAAGGCTTTCCATGCGTTACTATGACTGTCCCACCAAATGACCAGATCACGCTCTAGCAGGGTAAATTTGGCAGGTTTTGTTTTATCTAAATCTTCGATGTAAAAGACGGGATACCATACCTCTTGCCAATCAAAGCGATCGGGATCTTGTCCACCCGCAGGCAAAGTTTGTGACTGTGAATTATTGGCTTTAGCGTTTACAGGGGTAAGTTCATCTCGCAGCAAAGTATTTGCAGTCATAGGTACAGCTAAACCATCAAATTGTAAAGTTATGTATAGTTTAGCTTGTACTCGCGATGATTTAGGACAGAAAAGGGGCTTAAGCCCCCTATCTT containing:
- the crtD gene encoding C-3',4' desaturase CrtD, with amino-acid sequence MLSKSKQKIIVIGAGIGGLTAAALLAKRGYEVVVYDLALVAGGCASTFKRRGFTFDVGATQVAGLESGGIHDRIFKELEIELPEATYCDPACAVFLPNESEPINVWRDRHKWKLERQKQFPNSEPLWNFLEDLFWRSWRFQSRDPILPPRNFWDAWQLIKALRVDTLATVPYTFSTVGDALRGFGLANDHRLRTFLDLQLKLYSQVNAEETALLYAATALAVSQTPLGLFHLKGSMQVLSDRLIESIERDGGKVLMQHRVSEIKETGKRKKVKVESLRTVETWWDEADHVVANVTVNNFVQLLGEQAPKGYAKRVKNLKPASVAFVVYLGVNRAAIPENCPPHLQFLEAYEHSIAYKPHSLFVSVSKEGDGRAPDGKATIIASEFTDAEVWYGGEDYQELKKKFTERAIAQLSEYFHLNEETIIHVEAATPQTFERYTGRDRGIVGGVGMRVSTFGPFGFANRTPLKNIWLVGDSTHPGEGTAGVSYSALTVVRQIEQSS
- a CDS encoding type II toxin-antitoxin system HicB family antitoxin; this translates as MPHYSMIIIWSEEDNCYLVHLPDFPFQKFHTHGDTYEEAAKHGQEVIDSYLEMYREQGKSLPQPKNSLQLLQAA
- a CDS encoding type II toxin-antitoxin system HicA family toxin, producing the protein MPKKIRELKSMLLKAGFTYRPAKGSHTVWIHELLPELPLTIAGKDGDDAKLYLEKEVKQRLKKLEELK
- a CDS encoding AAA family ATPase codes for the protein MLKSLRLENFKSFKNAELSLGDLTVLVGTNASGKSNIRDAFRFLHGISRGYSIAEIIGEKYGEGGVLQWRGIRGGTKEITYCGADSFAIAISFSVQDSDSEYDMGYYIKIKLDNAAPFPYIALEKLTCRQKEHPLFDANSMSILLANSTSVRFYDNWESRRVDNSNKINIARSDLVSNYIPVLFQLATGVKPQSISIDEDFNIPITKRFCELALNAISDMRFLEISPDVMKLPTYAGQNVLGDRGENLSSVMLDICRDETRKAILLDWLQALTPMDAKDFDFPEDFTGKVLLRIEEASGQKTTAYSASDGTLRFLGLLTALLGNQRSRFYFFEEPENGIHPNRLSLLLQLMEQEVANGSMQIVITTHSPLLLNFLSPDSLEYASLMYRIGDRAESRITKIMDIPNARELVANDGLSSLLDSGWLEDAMYFLEDEEVQNA
- a CDS encoding glutathione S-transferase family protein; the encoded protein is MTKLYGGARSRASIVKWYLEELQAPYEFQLLDMQAGEHLQPDFLAINPFGKVPAITEGDFQLWESGAILLYLADKYEQVKTLEERAIASQWVLFANATLGTGLFVAESREKETPRLLSALNKVLENKLYITGDNFSVADVAVGSILGYGILMLKLSYAEYPAVETYIKRISDRPAYKKAILGIT
- a CDS encoding Rieske 2Fe-2S domain-containing protein, with translation MTANTLLRDELTPVNAKANNSQSQTLPAGGQDPDRFDWQEVWYPVFYIEDLDKTKPAKFTLLERDLVIWWDSHSNAWKAFDDRCPHRLVPLSEGRIAEDGLLECPYHGWAFKGDGSCDRIPQQPEGGTAHTSKRACVKSLPTAERQGLLFIYTGKPENSQHVKIPIVDPIDSEPEKWTLFGTFRDLPYDAITLLENVLDASHLPFTHHKSVGNRANAAPMVLEVLETDKNGFNGTWEEGPRRGKLGTQDTTFIAPSLMWHDLTSKQFGRTMTVVYATPTRKGECRMFARFPFQFNSAIPRFFIGITPRWYSHIGQNGILEDDQIFLHYQERYLAEALAQPENDGNYAKAFYLATPADTYVSELRKWVTRYKADPFAGQRLAAPLAKEVLLDRYHSHTSKCASCRKALKTVRSLKNASIIIAVIAWTGTPLISYFLATNLLAILFGSITAAIAIALWLICNNLERKFIYGQETPLRNL